The genomic interval gaatggcaaatcacagaaaaacaaaagtgaataatttcaatagctttaaaacaaaacataacatgcaatttaaatgttacaagctaataatttgattagaaaatgcacctgtctttgaaaaaaaaaatagatttaatgagaggaatcggttcgatagaactgcgaatgctggccatgtgctcatcaatattgcccaatttttgtcaagctgaaaacaataattagcgcatttgcattattgttggaggaaggtgtagacgttaataaaacacaatctaataggtagcaaatgttattgattgttaaccaatctatcccttcagccgaaaaacgaaagacatcggtcataaatggataaggaagcgtgacgccgctgctcagctttgatatcattggctgtcaatgtcccttgtcatcgcagggttgtctgtggttggactatcctttaacccatattaaacagcgcatcgtgTTACAAAAGTACGTTTTGctactattatcacattagtaatatattaagtcaacaattaagggttgctatgttgaggaaaattacctctttagcgagatcctaaccctaaccctaatcataacttcgacgaactacaaaaaacagcccctagtttcgcctttccatatatagaacgacggaggcttgtgggtaatgtagtttaaatcattttattgacgaaatgaaataaataatatatttaatggaaaactggatatatgaatagtttcattgtgtaaacctctatgatataattgaaagacagagtgaaatttggtattttagagtgagcaatatttaaaatggctttatgaaacatttccatttatttctgaaaactgtgcccgacattattttatcagcatagcataagtaaaaatccttctggttttctctttgattcattaattggactctgatttacagccatttcaaatgtacagtttttggctcttccggggggtgctactgggcccctgggggtagaagggcagtaaaacctacatatatgtattctcctcatcatggacaacaaactgagctgagtcacatttatgtctgacagttttcacagactaaccttttcttattcttatgtcatgagcagtaaagcttttgacaggacatggtgaggccatctgatgaaacatggcaaaattagaaagaaataatttaataataaaaattatagattatttattttatttttgaagttaacagtaataaatattatggataaacctgcaacaacttgccattatctattccccactgttaagcagtaatcaaggacaatttatacacattgtgatacttcactattccacaaggaataattcatggagtgctcagaatactatatatattaactaattagcaacaatcagtgtaaaaatgtcctcctcatcccCTTATCTTGGTCCTCAGATGctgaacatcagtaatgtgcatgttcttggatttaatgcagtacaaatccatgttgatcattcctgctacattctcagttatccctcaagtgtttgtaactataaagtaaatggcttttcaaaataattcaactagtaaatccctttatatagatatatataggcatatttgtgattaaatatatacaataataactttctggtgtattgttgttccagatgtcattaatgtttaagcaaaaaataatcctggtaattaatatgtagtttttcaagtgtagaataaacccatagtagcctacagtatctagtaaaattatgaatttaccaagaattttcaacacacaatattcaccatattaattttattgaagcatagactatgaagttgataaagtagcttcaagacaaacacaattcaaggaaaataataatggatcaaaaattcattaatatcataaattaatcagttcacacagatgagtgatgaaatgtccttaaaagtaaaaataatccattcagtcaactgtgatacagatcatgtgatacatataagacatgtgatactgttccagaaaataatgattcccatcatcacatctaaactggtttcatctccccatcatgatcttcttctctcgtgtctggaaacagtttgtggttgatatccagcactgatgtggtgtagccttttctcagccagaggatctctcagtcctaagatcccagacctggtcaaagtgaaacaaacaatccagatgaagttgtttaatggacagagctcagcttatgttctgtgtgattttagcagggtgagcaactatgacccttgtagtactgtacacttaccattattcaagctgttttaagacctttAGAGAaggtttttctctgaagacaatttaccacatcctcttctttcagtcctttcaagagcatcacttggtcaaaaccccccatttggctgatgagatcatctgtacaaattaaaatactgcaataaaaatttcattctgcaagaattaaggcaaaggacttgctcatgagacaccccttagcatgtgacagaaattttTGTCTCTATAATtaatctattgttgcagtaaatgtgtcttttttcctctaatctatcttcaaagttcctgacttctctcacaaatgtgttttagtgtaaggcctggcttcaaaccaatcaactatcaatccacaatttataatacaacatttatgaaacaatgaaataatgtaaaccaCTTTTATAAAAcgtgtattcttttatttaagacaaacagttggtgtttttttttttttacttaaagtttaaaaatattccaCTCACACTTTGCCAACATGCTATAATTGTAAtagctgtatataaaaaaaaatttttattaagaataaaaacatagaaagaataaattacggctgagatgaacagtcctgtgagataaaatcataaagtgctgtaacacataacacagcattgcaaagcattgcttcaacacacacataccagaggacttctgtctttgtttgggcttaagatggccgtcttcattcctcatgagcaaatcatttccttggtcttccttctcttctgaaaaacaagataatcttactctgtgtgcaattaacattgctcattaaacatataattaagttaatttaaaataagattcagaccagagcagttgatgagtaaatgttgattcaaaaatattttaaacaaatgtacctgggaagagctgatcatggcaagattcgctgagactcagtaatagctcttttagtttttaggaaggtttgtgagggttggctcttaaaagagctgttgagcttgaacagcattatctgcaaacaatcctgtaagacaaaaacaaagaaaaatattactacattacatgcatcttatacattactgtgcgtatgtgtgtgtgtaattatacagctatgttcatatgaattattaaaaaaaataattacaagctaacaggactgttatcagtagtgcgcaagtcttaataatgccaaagcgcagtgcccttaaTGAACACTAAACCCACATTATCTCCAATACCACTCAGGAGCTCTATaccaggcttagtgtatcccatcatgcatcattttttggaataaattgtgagactttttgtcgagatctcacaaggggtcacggaaaatgtaaaatattaataataataataataataataataataataataataataataataattagatattgaaaataatttttcaattaatttattttaaaatgcaaagttgaataatcaaactaaaaatctctgtaaacacttaagtgtgtcccataaggcagtggctcccaatcctggtcctggagaagcccaacactgcacatttaagatgtctccctgatcaaacacacctgattcaactcatcagctcatcagtgaagactccaagacctcaaaagtgtgtttgtcagataagagagacatttataacagcagtttgataaaaaggtaaaaccaacacagacttactgctgcaaatgtctgcctccgcagctttctgtcttctccatttctgaaaaaatacctctccacaaacaccacagggatgactgcttcctttacatcttttcagctaaaaaaaaatacataataataaaaataagaaagggggaggggtagaataaaatagaattataaacagaattttaataatgttttgtgagcaaaatatttaaaatataaactgatatgaattaactgcaggaagggaaaaatgtgtccttttatttatttacttttttttggatttacataaaaatgtatcaaaagcatggtacagtaaatgtgtgatatctgtaatataaaagcacatcaaaaacgacaaTTACTGTTGTACTGTTGTATtggttattaatataccatagtagaactacagttactgaggtaaaaacatggtaaatgtcccgttcctgggttttaacttcaaatttaatttgttgctattgtacgtgtcgtggttaccatgattttactacaaatttacatctttgacatgaaatgaatatattgaaagtctatggcacgtcacgtgaccgacggtttaatcacactagttagcaggtgtgttcatttagttaaacgcaatgaaactcaaagacagcctcagatgactgatataatacagcgacCCAGCTAGCAAAAAATATCCGCACGGCTTCTTTTTGCCGCCGGCCCTAAGCTGTCGGCTATAGGTGTGTCCCGCTGGCGGGGATGAAACGTTTGCCGCCGAATACGTCACTCCCATTTCTTGCGAGATGCCGCCGGCGAAAAGCCGGCGGGCCGACTGCTTCATTTTCTTTGGCGGTTGCCTCCGTCTAATGGACCGCGGCCGGCTGGCGGCAAGCCGCTTTGAAATACAAGGATTTCTACTAAAATCGACCAGCAGCCAAGGCTATGTTTAGCATGTTGGGAGTTAGAATGGAATAGAACTGACAGCATTTTAACTACTTTTCACATCTGAAGCGATTATAAAATCATAATAGCCTATATGTGAATTAAatcccatattattattattattattattttttttttaagccattagggTTTATTCTTGACTCTTGATTCCATGATAAGGTACGGTttaggaaattacatttaaattactttgaAACTCTGAAGCGATAGAGTAGCCTAATAGgctatatgtaaaattattttatgcacttaggtgaaaattgtttacatttctttgaTTTATGCACAATTGAGACATGCATAAACCAAAATTAATTCCTTTTGTAAAACTTACTTGGCAATAAatatctttctgattctgattaggttttaaaatagatatttaattcaTGGTATGAACAATTTAGCTGAATAAATTGATGAAGTTAGACTTTTCACTAATGCCTGGCTACATCAGTGAACAGTGAAAGACATCTGCAACATGGCCAAAATCTTGGGTAGGTctatactttataattttttattaatttgcaacCATGGTAATAGCCTATCATAAACAGGAAAATCTCTGTTTTGACCTGATCAGAAGGATATCCTAAAATCTAAAAGCTCCTCTGGTTTCACAGCTGCACTGGcagatttatgaaatatttagaaatatttcgtctttctgccattccaggaaatgtcattttatgtctttcatttttttccaacctcgatttttttttttttgactttttacatGTATAAGGGATTAATTTGCAATTGCGACCTGTACAAATGTTTAAGAcagtaaaacacttaaaaaaatgtaaacacattataaatgttagaaagtATAGGTTTTCACCATTGCtgtgttcaggatttttttttgggCGGAGCTAAAACGGTGGCTCGATGACGCACTGGAGCCACTGAGCTCCTGGCCCCTCCCCAAACAACATAACTAGAGCACACATTCGCGTCAGTTCGCCGTTCAATCGCGAGTTTCTGTGGACTACCATCGTTTAAGTAAGTACATGTTTCCTTAACGCAatattatgtttacattgtttttagtTTATCTTTGTAAAATCTGTAGTCATCTTTGTTCATGCCTTACTAGTCAAGCTAAAGTAAGGCTAAAGTAAGTTAGCCTTGTTTACAAAGTTGCCGCCATGTTACAATTAACTTTCTGTAATAGCTACTTTGTTTCTTCCAGgcgttgagtttttcttttcttctaagATACGTATGTTTATACGAGTGTGAGTACGTATGTGTTTTAAGTTAGTTTTGGTCAGTCGAATTAACTACAGTTACTTGTATGGACAATTATGCCGCCGCCCATGTGGTAATGTGGTTCCAGCAGTAGGTAGCAAAATCTACGACAAGACTGATCAGTATAACTTGTGTTGTTTTCTAACTAAACCGAATGATGATACCAGTAACGTTaggttgttttcatttgtttgttccgACACGCACGCTGCTAGTCTAGTTCAGAGTGTTAGCTAACACATGCTGTTTCGCCTTTTTTACACTGTTCAAGCATGTTGAAATGTGTATAGCTTCAGTACGTAGCAAAAGCTTTACATCTAGTGTTTTCTTACAAAACTAACGTTGTATATAGgttgtttaaatgattttgtttgtcTGAACAAGTAGCTGCTAGTCCAGTAGCTAGAGTGGCTAGCAATTGTTAGCTAACACATGCTGTTGTGCCTTTGTTACAGTAACTTACACACTGAGGTTAAGCAATGTTGCTAGTTACATTACATGTAGAAATGTAACTAGCTACAGTAGGTATCCAAAGCTTTACAtctagaaagacttcagtataactTAAATTATTTGGTGTTTTCTAACAAAGCAGAATGAtggttgtttaaattattttgtttgtcaGATCAAAGTATGCTGCTAGTTCAGTTCACAATGTAGCTACAGTGACTAGCAAGTGTTAGCTAGCACGTGCTGTTGCTACTGTACTTCTAGGATTTAAGGGGATTATGATGAGTTATTTATCTGAAGTGCTGTACTTTTTATGTTTGAGGACAGTGCTGTTCACTTGAATCACTACACTGAatgagtacattttattttttaacaatttcacTGTTCCACGTTtggctgatctttttttttttttttttttctacagcatAGCTACTGTATATTCCTAACGTTAACAATGTGGTTTTGTTCACATTTTCTTGCAGATACCTTGACCGGAGCATAACTGGTTAACTTCACACAAGAGACCTACTGTTGGACAATCGTTTTGGCTTTAAAGGTAAATGCATTGTTAGTTACAATGTCTAGTTACTGGGCCAAAAGGAGACGAATATTGAAAGGAGTTGAGAGGGACAAACAGGAAATTGCAGCTGCAAACGATGCTCTACTTGCTGTTATTCCTGACTTTGACCAAGTAAATCCTCCTGTAAATGAACATCAACATGGAATGGCTTCAACAAGCCATGGACAAACTGTAACCCCTGAAGCACAGGATATAACTGTTGATGAGGTGTATGAACCTAGTGAAATTTTTTCCTCAAGCACAGAAGAtagtgaggaggaagaggattgCCTAAGGACACAATTGGCAGGGTGGGCTATTGACAACATGATCCCCCATGTGGCACTGGGTAAGCTTTTAACCATTTTGTCCAAGGATCATCCAACCCTTCCTAAAGACCCAAGAACCCTTCTGAAAACAGTGACTTGTGTTAAAACAACAGAACTCTCAGGTGGTGTATACCATCACTCTGGAATTGAAAGTGGAATACTATCGCAGTTTTTAGTGTCTCCTGAATTGCAGAAGTTGACGTCAGTTTCAATGCAAGTTAATGTTGATGGACTTCCACTTTTCAAAAGCTCAAATGCCCAGTTCTGGCCAGTTCTTGGTTTAATTGAGCAATACGTGTGTAATGTCCAACAAAACAAACTTCCATTTGTCATTGGTCTCTATTATGGGAAGAAGAAGCCAAGCAGCCTTCACTTTTTGAATCCTTCACCTTTTGTAGAAGAGGCACAGCGACTTGAAGCGGAAGGAGTTCTGTTTGAAAGGAGAGCACTTCCTttcaaaatatcaacatttatctGTGACGCCCCTGCTCGTGCACTTGTTCGAAATGTGAAAGGTCACAGTGGATATTATGGGTGTGACAAGTGTGTTCAAAAGGGGGTCCACTACGAGAACAGGATGACCTTTCCTCAAACAGATTCTGCTCCAAGATTAGACCATGCAGTCCGTGATGAACTTTCTGATGACAGTCATCAGTGTGGAGAAACGCCATTGGCATTGTTGTCTGTTGGTTTGGTCACCCAGTTCCCACTGGATTATATGCATCTGGTATGCCTTGGAGTGACAAGAAAGTTGTTGCATCTTTGGCTAAAGGGACGGCGGCTGACAAGATTTTCGCCCAGCATGGTAAAAGAGCTCTCCAGAGTACTCCTGACCTTCACACCTCATGTTCCGTGCGAGTTCAACAGGAAGCAACGATCCATGGAAGATGTTGAGCGTTGGAAAGCTACAGAATTCAGGCAGTTCCTCTTGTACACTGGACCAGTCAGCTTAAAAGGCCTTGTACCAACTATAAAGCATGTTTTAGAGACATGTTCCTGAAGACCATTGTTCAAAGTAagttggatgtaaaaaaaaaaaaaaaaaaaaaaaaaaaaaaaaaaaaatatgtttagtaGATGTGTATGGCATTATGCCATTCAAATGGAATGACAGATCTGTATTTTCTACAGGAGCCATCCGGAAGAACCCGGCAACACAGGATGCCACTGATGAAGCCATCCAGGTTAACGTTACGCGTTACCTGAAAGGAGCATCTGACCGTGAAGGCGGAAAAAGGCGCCGCACAGCTGAGAGGGACCCACAGCCGACCCCTTAAACCTAGGCTGACTACTGACATCCCAGCATCACTGACAACTGGAACCCTTTCTTTATCCTGCAGTCAGTAACATCAAGACCCCTAAAGAAGCCAGAAGTGTCAGACTGCACTCCCCAATCCACACTGTTCACTGTGGATATTATCATAGTGCTTAacttattatattgttaaatatagctTGTAAATCCTTGTGCCACAGGTCAGCATTGCAGTTATATCTGTTCTACTACTTTTTTTAcctcagtatttttttatatatatttgaagatgtTTATCACAGATACAAGAGACATCTTGTACCCCAGGTCAGCAATGCCATTATAATGGTCTATTCTACTCCAGAgctttattctaaattattaccACTTATCTTATTGTTAGAAATGGCTTGTAAATGTGATGTTATACCTGAATTTTTTTTGGtgtcctgcacattctttggtacCAGATATACTCATTACTTATGTTTACTGGTAATTCTTTTCATGCCAGAGCTGACctctttatattattaacaattattgtaAGTGTTATAATTTGCTTGTAAgctaaggctgtttttttttttaacaatttaattggaaacctgcatgtgtgtgtgtgtgtgtatttatttattttttttctctttttttctgttatttatatttcagggATCTGACATCATGTTtcaatgacagttactgtactttgAAATGTGGAATTAAAACGTCAAATGGAAATTTGTCTGGTTTGATCAATCATTATTCTTGATaaactgcataatatatatatatatatataatatatataatatatatataaataaataaataagcaagc from Carassius auratus strain Wakin unplaced genomic scaffold, ASM336829v1 scaf_tig00027723, whole genome shotgun sequence carries:
- the LOC113079347 gene encoding uncharacterized protein LOC113079347, translating into MSSYWAKRRRILKGVERDKQEIAAANDALLAVIPDFDQVNPPVNEHQHGMASTSHGQTVTPEAQDITVDEVYEPSEIFSSSTEDSEEEEDCLRTQLAGWAIDNMIPHVALGKLLTILSKDHPTLPKDPRTLLKTVTCVKTTELSGGVYHHSGIESGILSQFLVSPELQKLTSVSMQVNVDGLPLFKSSNAQFWPVLGLIEQYVCNVQQNKLPFVIGLYYGKKKPSSLHFLNPSPFVEEAQRLEAEGVLFERRALPFKISTFICDAPARALVRNVKGHSGYYGCDKCVQKGVHYENRMTFPQTDSAPRLDHAVRDELSDDSHQCGETPLALLSVGLVTQFPLDYMHLVCLGVTRKLLHLWLKGRRLTRFSPSMVKELSRVLLTFTPHVPCEFNRKQRSMEDVERWKATEFRQFLLYTGPVSLKGLVPTIKHVLETCS